The following proteins are co-located in the Gloeocapsa sp. PCC 7428 genome:
- a CDS encoding PfaD family polyunsaturated fatty acid/polyketide biosynthesis protein, translated as MVNTINKSDRLKFTGASTQAWYGSLDTVAFDEAGIKAKLLNLAQPCYIVRSNNQIGATNEGYTYTANNGKSGQAELLTATPPLSTSQLGDASFLDFHQVKYAYATGAMAHGIASEELVIALGKAKILSSFGAGGLAPSRVESAINQIQQALPAGPYAFNLLHSPSEPAIERRAVDLYLKYGVTTVEASAFLDLTPNVVYYRAAGLSLNSHQQILTKNKLIAKLSRREIAIKFLQPAPTKILKELVAQNLITELQATLAEKIPVADDITVEADSGGHTDNRPLVCLLPSILELRDEVQEKYGYQQPVRVGVAGGISTPQSALAAFMMGAAYVVTGSVNQSCVEAGTSPHTKELLAQAEMPDVMMAPAADMFEMGVKLQVLKRGTLFPVRAQKLYELYKNYDSINEIPAVEREKLEKQIFRRSLNDVWEDTVAYVSTRNPDKIHKAANNPKLKMALIFRWYLGLSSRWSNSGEKGREIDYQIWCGPAMGSFNDWVRGSYLSEPSNRKVADVADQIMTGAAYLYRIQILKMQGLQLPIAFHQYRPSQF; from the coding sequence GTGGTTAATACAATTAATAAAAGCGATCGCCTCAAATTCACAGGTGCATCAACTCAAGCTTGGTATGGTTCGCTAGATACCGTTGCCTTTGATGAAGCAGGAATCAAAGCGAAACTGCTCAATTTAGCTCAACCTTGTTACATTGTGCGCTCAAATAACCAAATTGGCGCTACGAATGAAGGTTACACCTACACAGCCAATAATGGCAAAAGCGGACAAGCCGAACTCTTAACCGCTACTCCCCCTTTATCTACGTCACAACTAGGTGATGCGAGTTTTCTCGATTTTCATCAGGTGAAATATGCCTACGCCACAGGTGCAATGGCGCACGGAATTGCATCAGAAGAACTCGTCATCGCTTTAGGAAAAGCAAAAATATTGAGTTCCTTCGGTGCTGGCGGTTTAGCGCCTTCTCGTGTAGAGTCTGCCATCAACCAGATTCAGCAAGCACTACCCGCAGGACCATACGCTTTTAATTTACTGCATAGTCCTAGCGAACCTGCGATCGAACGACGTGCAGTCGATTTGTATCTCAAATACGGCGTGACAACCGTAGAAGCTTCAGCGTTTCTCGATTTAACTCCTAACGTTGTTTACTATCGTGCGGCTGGATTAAGCCTTAATTCTCATCAACAAATTCTTACCAAAAATAAACTTATTGCTAAACTCTCGCGTCGAGAAATAGCGATTAAATTTCTTCAACCCGCCCCGACAAAAATTCTTAAAGAATTAGTCGCTCAAAATCTAATTACAGAATTACAAGCAACTTTAGCCGAAAAAATTCCTGTCGCTGATGATATTACAGTAGAGGCAGATTCGGGCGGTCATACTGATAATCGACCATTAGTTTGTTTACTGCCTTCAATTTTAGAATTACGCGACGAAGTTCAAGAAAAATATGGTTATCAACAACCTGTACGAGTCGGTGTTGCAGGAGGAATTTCGACACCACAATCTGCACTTGCTGCTTTCATGATGGGTGCTGCTTATGTTGTCACAGGTTCAGTAAATCAATCGTGCGTAGAAGCGGGAACTTCGCCCCACACAAAAGAGTTACTCGCGCAAGCAGAAATGCCAGATGTGATGATGGCTCCCGCCGCAGATATGTTTGAAATGGGTGTAAAATTACAAGTTTTAAAACGAGGAACGCTATTTCCTGTACGCGCCCAAAAGTTGTATGAATTGTACAAAAATTACGACTCAATTAATGAGATTCCAGCAGTAGAAAGAGAGAAACTCGAAAAACAAATCTTCCGTAGAAGTTTAAATGACGTTTGGGAAGATACCGTCGCTTATGTATCGACAAGAAACCCAGATAAAATCCATAAAGCGGCGAATAACCCCAAATTAAAAATGGCGTTGATTTTTCGCTGGTATTTAGGTTTATCTTCGCGTTGGTCTAATTCTGGTGAAAAAGGAAGAGAAATTGATTATCAAATTTGGTGTGGGCCTGCAATGGGAAGTTTCAATGATTGGGTTAGAGGTTCTTATTTGAGCGAACCAAGTAACCGTAAAGTTGCTGATGTTGCTGACCAAATTATGACCGGAGCAGCCTATTTATACCGCATTCAAATTTTGAAGATGCAAGGTCTTCAGTTACCAATAGCTTTTCACCAATATCGTCCATCACAATTTTAG
- a CDS encoding thioester reductase domain-containing protein, giving the protein MVLSDSHTLQKTYTATDIQTWLIAQVCEQVGIEPEEIDIQESLESYGLDSAQAMTIVSKAEHFLGFSLSPVWLWHYPTIATLSQRLAEEFTLESQAKQESFAVDTIPKLDLSAEAVLDATISPEDAFLDAVDEPESVFLTGGTGFLGAFLIQELLQKTAADVYCLVRAAHPEEGKKRLQQNLERYNLWQDELSDRIIPVLGDLSQPLLGLSSAQFQMLAGNIDAIYHSAALLNYVYPYSALKAANVLGTQEILRLACQFKVKPVHYVSSVAIFESANYAGKVVKEQDEFDHWAGIYLGYSQTKWVAEKLVKIARDRGLPVTIYRPPLIAGHSKTGVSNVDDFICLMLKGCIQLGSFPDIDYMLDMSPVDYVSQAIVYLSQQKESIGKAFHLQHPQPIHIREFFEWVKSLNHSIQPMPYEQWQAEVLNSVCSVDNPLYTLRPFLLEKWSDEQLTIPELYMQARRPQISCEQTVEALAHSDISCPSIDAQLFGKYLSNLIDNGFLQVA; this is encoded by the coding sequence ATGGTATTATCCGATTCTCATACTCTACAAAAAACATATACAGCAACAGATATTCAAACTTGGTTAATTGCTCAAGTTTGCGAACAAGTAGGAATTGAACCTGAAGAAATTGATATTCAAGAATCATTAGAAAGCTATGGATTGGATTCAGCCCAAGCAATGACAATCGTCAGCAAAGCTGAACACTTTTTAGGCTTTTCGTTATCCCCCGTTTGGCTATGGCATTATCCAACAATTGCAACCTTATCACAACGCTTAGCCGAAGAATTTACGCTAGAAAGTCAAGCAAAGCAAGAATCATTCGCGGTTGATACGATACCTAAGTTAGATTTAAGTGCGGAAGCCGTTTTAGATGCAACTATTTCTCCTGAGGATGCTTTTTTAGATGCAGTCGATGAACCTGAGAGCGTTTTTTTAACAGGCGGGACTGGATTTTTAGGCGCTTTTTTAATTCAAGAATTATTGCAAAAAACCGCAGCAGATGTGTACTGTTTAGTTCGTGCTGCTCATCCAGAAGAAGGCAAAAAAAGACTTCAACAGAATTTAGAAAGATACAATTTGTGGCAAGATGAATTAAGCGATCGCATCATTCCAGTTTTAGGCGATTTATCGCAACCATTACTAGGATTGTCTTCTGCCCAATTTCAAATGCTGGCTGGAAATATTGATGCTATCTATCATAGCGCAGCGTTGCTCAATTACGTTTACCCCTATTCTGCACTCAAAGCCGCAAACGTTTTAGGAACACAAGAAATTTTACGATTGGCGTGTCAATTTAAAGTCAAGCCCGTTCATTATGTTTCTAGTGTTGCAATTTTTGAGTCAGCCAATTATGCAGGTAAAGTTGTCAAAGAACAAGACGAGTTTGATCATTGGGCGGGAATTTACCTTGGTTACTCGCAAACCAAATGGGTTGCAGAAAAGCTAGTTAAAATCGCACGCGATCGCGGACTTCCTGTGACAATTTATCGACCGCCACTCATTGCTGGACACAGCAAAACAGGTGTCTCCAACGTTGATGACTTTATCTGTTTGATGCTGAAAGGCTGCATACAATTAGGCAGTTTTCCTGATATTGATTATATGTTGGATATGTCGCCTGTAGACTATGTAAGTCAAGCAATTGTTTACTTATCGCAGCAAAAAGAATCTATTGGGAAAGCTTTTCATCTACAGCATCCGCAACCAATTCACATTCGTGAGTTTTTTGAATGGGTTAAATCTTTAAATCATTCTATTCAACCTATGCCCTACGAACAATGGCAAGCCGAAGTATTGAATAGCGTATGCTCTGTAGACAATCCTTTATACACATTACGACCTTTCTTGCTAGAAAAATGGTCTGATGAGCAGCTAACTATTCCAGAATTGTATATGCAAGCAAGAAGACCACAAATAAGTTGTGAACAAACTGTAGAAGCACTTGCTCATTCTGATATTTCTTGTCCTTCAATTGATGCACAGCTATTCGGTAAGTATTTATCCAACTTAATCGATAATGGCTTTCTACAAGTTGCTTAG
- a CDS encoding acyl carrier protein, whose translation MNQSQPNSIKNTYTAAEIQNWLIVQISEQLAIESDEINIREPLDSYGLDSAQAMLIAGKAEKLLGCQISPVLIWHYPTIEGLSQRLAEESEDSEFFEI comes from the coding sequence ATGAACCAATCGCAACCAAATTCAATCAAAAATACATATACCGCAGCAGAAATTCAGAATTGGTTAATTGTCCAAATTTCAGAGCAATTGGCAATTGAATCTGATGAAATAAATATTCGAGAACCTTTAGACAGCTACGGCTTAGATTCTGCACAAGCCATGCTCATAGCTGGAAAAGCAGAAAAACTGTTAGGATGTCAAATCTCGCCTGTTTTGATATGGCATTATCCAACCATTGAAGGGCTATCTCAACGCTTAGCCGAAGAATCAGAAGACTCAGAATTTTTTGAGATTTAG
- a CDS encoding cyclic peptide export ABC transporter has product MNLIRLLLQTSVIHLAVAVMAGILSGASAAGLIALINTTLTQNSTSTAIVWTFAALCLLRLATNLTSQVLLIRLSQTAILDLRMRMSRRILASPLSQLENIGAPRLLAVLTEDIQAISNTAFVIPFFCINFAIVIGCLVYLCWLSWSVFLIAACFMFLGICTYQLPIVKSRSFLKLAREQEDRLYDHFRAITEGTKELKLHQQRRQAFFSEALYTTARSHRHYNVLGMSIFAAAASWGQILFFLAIGLILFVLPTLTSLNTVVVIGYALTIIYLMTPLEYIMSMLLPLSKATVALQKIESLGLSLTSYYPECANTLTQLPAWECLKLVGVTHTYYQEREDTHFILGPIDLKIYAGELLFIIGGNGSGKSTLIKLITGLYPPDTGEIYLDDKRISDREDYRQQFSAIFSDFYLFERFLGIENLHINTQTHNYLVQLQLDHKVHIEDGILSTTALSQGQRKRLALLTAYLEDRPFYVFDEWASDQDPLFKKIFYTQLLPELKKKGKTVIVISHDDQYFGIADRIVKLEYGSLKFYKKPHNVTISG; this is encoded by the coding sequence ATGAACCTCATCCGCCTACTTCTGCAAACTTCTGTCATTCACCTTGCTGTAGCTGTGATGGCAGGAATTTTGAGTGGGGCTAGTGCGGCTGGTTTGATTGCTTTAATTAACACTACCTTAACGCAGAATAGTACATCAACTGCAATAGTTTGGACATTTGCAGCGTTGTGTCTACTACGACTTGCAACAAATTTAACTTCTCAAGTTCTGTTGATTCGACTTTCTCAAACTGCGATCCTTGATTTGCGGATGCGGATGAGTCGCCGTATCCTCGCTTCTCCCTTAAGTCAACTCGAAAATATTGGCGCGCCGCGTCTTTTAGCTGTTCTCACCGAAGATATTCAAGCTATCTCGAATACTGCGTTTGTTATTCCCTTCTTCTGCATTAACTTTGCGATCGTAATTGGTTGTTTGGTGTATTTGTGCTGGCTATCTTGGTCTGTATTTCTAATCGCTGCTTGCTTTATGTTTTTGGGAATCTGCACTTATCAACTACCAATTGTTAAATCTCGCAGTTTTCTCAAGTTAGCCCGCGAACAAGAAGATCGGTTGTACGATCATTTTCGTGCGATTACTGAAGGAACTAAAGAACTCAAACTGCATCAACAACGACGACAAGCATTTTTTAGCGAAGCGCTTTATACGACCGCGCGATCGCATCGACACTACAACGTTCTCGGTATGAGCATTTTTGCAGCTGCTGCGAGTTGGGGACAGATTCTGTTTTTCCTTGCAATTGGTCTTATCTTATTTGTCTTACCAACGCTAACAAGCTTAAACACTGTAGTTGTTATTGGCTATGCACTGACAATTATCTACTTGATGACACCTTTAGAGTACATCATGAGTATGCTATTGCCCTTGAGTAAAGCAACAGTAGCATTGCAAAAGATCGAGTCTTTGGGATTGTCGTTAACATCTTACTATCCTGAGTGTGCAAATACCTTAACGCAACTGCCTGCTTGGGAATGTCTTAAACTGGTAGGTGTCACGCACACATACTATCAAGAACGCGAAGACACTCATTTTATTTTAGGTCCAATTGACCTCAAAATTTATGCCGGAGAACTACTATTTATCATCGGTGGTAATGGTAGTGGTAAATCGACTCTCATCAAGCTGATTACAGGGCTTTATCCTCCTGATACAGGTGAGATTTATTTAGATGACAAACGAATTAGCGATCGCGAGGATTACCGCCAGCAGTTTTCAGCAATATTTTCTGACTTTTATCTATTTGAGCGCTTTCTTGGTATTGAAAATCTTCACATCAACACCCAAACACATAACTATCTTGTGCAACTGCAACTAGACCATAAAGTTCACATCGAAGATGGTATTCTTTCTACCACAGCACTCTCACAAGGACAACGCAAGCGCCTTGCTTTACTCACTGCTTACTTAGAAGATCGTCCTTTTTATGTCTTCGATGAGTGGGCTTCCGATCAAGATCCCTTATTTAAGAAAATTTTTTACACTCAACTTTTACCAGAACTTAAAAAGAAAGGTAAAACTGTAATAGTCATTAGTCATGATGACCAATATTTTGGTATTGCCGATCGCATCGTTAAGTTAGAATACGGCAGTTTAAAATTCTATAAAAAGCCTCACAACGTTACTATTTCAGGTTGA
- a CDS encoding sulfotransferase, which yields MYGFGSFTVLVKLLFRHGADKKHLLKVLRVLWLSFLTIPIKLWENFKFQSKIDQQEIKEPPIFILGHWRSGTTYLHYLMSQDPKLGYVSSFQAFAPDFFITGNQTLIPFISKYFPQLLKKVVPEKRKMDNVKFSLDYPAEEEFAIGNISCCSLYHGAFVFPKHIESYFKKYVLFEDEFKDKEEWQRVYIKVLKKATFSMQGKRLVLKNPPNTARIKVLLEMFPNAKFIHIYRNPFIVYNSRLKEYKASTQLFGFQKIEDAEVEEKSLNLYQQVMHKFFVEKNLIPQNNFVEVKFENLENNPLQEIEQIYNKLSLPGFNSAKTYFQSFIDLQKNYKKNEYRLDRETIAKVLFHWGFAIHTWNYKVPQIQSQKAKL from the coding sequence ATGTATGGATTTGGCTCATTTACTGTTTTAGTTAAGTTACTTTTTCGTCATGGTGCTGATAAAAAACACCTGCTTAAGGTGCTGCGGGTATTGTGGCTAAGTTTTTTGACAATTCCAATCAAGCTTTGGGAAAATTTTAAATTTCAGTCAAAAATAGACCAACAAGAAATTAAAGAGCCACCAATATTTATCTTAGGGCATTGGCGGAGCGGGACAACATATCTTCATTATTTGATGAGCCAAGATCCGAAGTTAGGATATGTATCATCATTTCAAGCTTTTGCACCTGATTTCTTTATTACAGGTAATCAAACACTCATTCCGTTCATTTCTAAGTACTTTCCACAACTACTTAAAAAAGTTGTCCCTGAAAAAAGGAAAATGGATAATGTCAAATTTTCCCTTGACTATCCAGCAGAAGAAGAATTTGCTATCGGAAATATATCTTGTTGTAGTTTATATCACGGAGCTTTTGTTTTTCCAAAACATATTGAATCTTACTTCAAAAAGTATGTTTTATTTGAAGATGAATTTAAAGATAAAGAAGAATGGCAACGGGTATATATAAAAGTTTTAAAAAAAGCAACTTTTTCAATGCAGGGTAAGCGTCTAGTTTTAAAAAATCCGCCAAACACAGCCCGAATCAAAGTTTTGTTAGAAATGTTTCCTAACGCTAAATTTATTCATATATATAGAAATCCTTTTATCGTGTACAACTCTAGGTTGAAAGAATACAAAGCTTCTACACAACTATTCGGATTTCAAAAAATTGAAGATGCTGAAGTAGAAGAGAAATCTTTGAATCTCTATCAACAGGTTATGCATAAGTTTTTTGTCGAAAAGAATTTAATTCCCCAAAACAATTTTGTTGAGGTTAAATTTGAGAATTTAGAAAACAATCCGCTTCAAGAAATAGAACAAATTTATAATAAATTAAGCTTGCCTGGATTTAATTCAGCTAAAACTTATTTTCAGTCTTTTATTGACCTGCAAAAAAACTATAAAAAGAATGAATATAGGCTAGATAGAGAAACTATAGCAAAAGTGCTATTTCATTGGGGATTTGCAATTCACACATGGAATTATAAAGTACCGCAAATTCAAAGCCAGAAAGCTAAATTGTAG
- a CDS encoding glycosyltransferase family 2 protein codes for MAIQIFFTVAMKSSLRSPSPKPVPDNQLPKVAVILCLRGADPSLSNCLRSLLQQNYPDYDIKAVIDSQVDPAWDIINETLQQQPAPNIQVSLLQTVRETCSLKCSALVQAVLELKDKYEVIALVDADTLPHPDWLRQLVSPLANRRVGVVTGNRWYVPMGRWGTVCRYLWNVAAVTQMYFYRIPWGGTLALKTELFAQTQLLEKWKNALCEDTMLRQVLQETGMRVQFLPALIMVNPEECDLPSFYRWVKRQLLCSRLYHPAWRAIVGYSLVTTLTPAFTAILFCAALFTNQWHLAAWLGGGLTIYTLVLVLLIGILERDVRQVVQARGEIIAPFSMRAIARIVIGIPLTELVYATAILAAIFMQRVEWRGITYHIKGPWNIKLVKYSPYQHLDQPVDANASL; via the coding sequence GTGGCTATTCAAATCTTTTTTACAGTGGCGATGAAGTCATCGCTGCGATCGCCAAGCCCTAAACCAGTTCCAGATAACCAATTACCCAAAGTAGCAGTCATTTTATGTTTGCGTGGTGCTGATCCATCTCTATCAAACTGCTTGCGATCGCTCTTACAACAAAACTACCCTGACTATGACATCAAAGCTGTCATTGATAGTCAAGTAGATCCAGCTTGGGACATTATTAACGAAACACTCCAGCAGCAACCAGCCCCAAATATTCAAGTCAGTTTATTGCAAACTGTGCGCGAAACTTGTAGCCTCAAGTGCAGTGCTTTAGTGCAAGCTGTTTTAGAACTCAAAGATAAATATGAAGTAATCGCTTTAGTCGATGCAGATACACTTCCCCACCCTGATTGGTTGCGTCAATTAGTTAGCCCTCTTGCAAATCGTCGTGTTGGAGTTGTCACCGGAAACCGCTGGTATGTACCTATGGGGCGTTGGGGTACAGTTTGTCGGTATCTATGGAATGTAGCCGCTGTTACCCAAATGTATTTCTACCGCATTCCCTGGGGTGGAACTTTAGCCTTGAAAACTGAACTTTTTGCACAAACACAGTTACTCGAAAAGTGGAAGAATGCGTTGTGTGAAGATACAATGCTGCGTCAAGTTTTGCAAGAAACAGGGATGCGCGTTCAGTTTCTTCCTGCGTTGATTATGGTAAATCCAGAAGAGTGCGACTTACCTAGCTTTTATCGTTGGGTAAAACGTCAGTTACTTTGTTCTCGACTGTATCATCCAGCTTGGCGGGCGATCGTAGGTTACAGTCTTGTAACAACTTTAACTCCTGCTTTTACTGCAATTTTATTTTGCGCGGCGCTATTCACAAACCAATGGCATTTGGCTGCTTGGCTAGGCGGCGGATTGACGATTTACACGCTGGTGCTTGTTTTATTGATAGGAATTTTAGAACGAGACGTACGTCAAGTCGTTCAAGCGCGTGGTGAGATAATTGCACCGTTTTCGATGCGCGCGATCGCGCGCATCGTCATCGGTATTCCTTTAACTGAGTTGGTTTATGCTACCGCAATACTAGCAGCCATTTTCATGCAGCGTGTTGAATGGCGTGGTATCACCTATCATATCAAAGGTCCTTGGAATATTAAGTTAGTTAAATACTCTCCTTATCAGCATCTCGACCAGCCTGTTGATGCCAATGCTTCTTTATAA
- a CDS encoding zinc-binding dehydrogenase, translating into MLAALLYGQEDLRLEQVAEPTPAAGEVVIQVAVATTCGTDLKVWRRGNHAKMLQLPTLFGHEASGRIVAVGEGIKEWRVGDRVVANNSAPCMKCFFCQRQEYSLCPHLTWNNGTFAEYLKIPALIVQHNMLHIPNELPYELAAMTEPLACVLHGISRSNVQQGDNIVVLGDGAIGLMFVAVLAQQGCRVLLFGGNSQRLEIGQKLGTAKTFNYKEVRDTPSVVKEYTAGWGADVVIEATGGPKVWESAIACARPGGTVNLFGGCPRDTTITVNTEQLHYSELTLKGVFHNTPKYVRAALALLASRVIPFELLISEQRPLLDLEQVFQAMKARQVIKVAIAPS; encoded by the coding sequence ATGCTTGCAGCTTTGCTCTATGGGCAAGAAGATTTACGTCTAGAACAAGTTGCTGAACCGACGCCAGCAGCAGGCGAAGTTGTCATTCAGGTAGCAGTCGCAACAACCTGCGGTACTGATTTAAAAGTTTGGCGTCGCGGAAATCATGCTAAAATGCTGCAACTGCCAACCTTGTTTGGGCATGAAGCATCTGGGCGGATTGTGGCGGTGGGGGAAGGTATTAAAGAATGGCGAGTGGGCGATCGCGTTGTAGCGAATAATTCGGCTCCTTGCATGAAATGCTTTTTTTGTCAACGTCAAGAATACTCGCTTTGCCCGCATTTAACGTGGAACAACGGAACGTTTGCGGAGTATCTGAAAATTCCAGCACTAATTGTGCAGCACAATATGTTGCATATTCCTAACGAATTGCCGTACGAATTAGCGGCGATGACTGAACCGCTAGCCTGCGTGTTGCATGGTATATCTCGCTCTAACGTTCAGCAAGGTGATAACATTGTAGTTCTGGGTGATGGTGCGATTGGCTTAATGTTTGTCGCGGTGTTAGCCCAGCAAGGATGTCGCGTTTTATTGTTTGGCGGAAATTCACAGCGGTTAGAAATTGGGCAAAAGTTGGGTACAGCCAAGACTTTTAATTACAAAGAAGTTCGAGATACGCCCTCAGTTGTGAAAGAATACACCGCTGGCTGGGGTGCAGATGTGGTGATTGAAGCAACAGGAGGCCCCAAGGTGTGGGAAAGTGCGATCGCGTGTGCGCGCCCTGGTGGAACTGTAAATTTGTTTGGTGGTTGTCCGAGAGATACGACAATTACAGTTAATACTGAACAGCTACATTACAGCGAACTGACACTGAAAGGTGTGTTTCACAATACTCCGAAGTACGTTCGTGCTGCTTTGGCATTGCTAGCAAGTCGAGTCATTCCATTTGAGTTACTGATTAGCGAACAACGCCCCTTGTTGGATCTAGAGCAAGTTTTTCAGGCTATGAAAGCGCGTCAGGTGATTAAAGTTGCGATTGCGCCATCGTAG